The Methanophagales archaeon nucleotide sequence AAAAAACAAAAGAAGCGATTGAGGAATTCAAAAAGGAGATCAAAAAGCTATAAGGTAACAGATTAAAGCATATTATACTCTATGGCTCTTATGCGAGAGGTTGCGCTACAGAAGACTCTGACATAGATATGTTCATCGTTCTTGAAGGGAAGGCGAAACCAGGGGAAGAAATTGACAGAATGATAGAGATAATAACGGAAATAAATTTGAGGTACAACGTGTTAATATCGGTTTCCTATTTCAGAGGAAGATTATAAAAAGGTAAATAGTCCGCTACCCATAAATGTGCGAAGGGAAGGTATTCCAGCATGAGAGAGATAAAATCTCTGGTAGAAAAAGCAAAGAAGTACTTAAAGAGTGCTGAAATACTCCTTAAGGAAGGTGATTATGAATCTTCGGTTTCAAGAACATACTATGCGATGTATGTTTTACTGTGCACAAGCGATGTTGCTCACGAAAAATCTATCATTTTCCTCTCATAAAGGTGTAATTTCTGCTTTTGGAGAGCATTTTGTAAAAAACAGGTGTCTTCCCGAAAGAGATAGGGAGAGAGTTAAATAGAGCTTTTGAGAAAAGACAATTAGGATAGGAGATTACGAATACACTTTTATGATATCCATGCTAGAAGCTGAAGAAATGCTTAAGAGTGGAAAGAAATTTGTGGATGAGATAATTCAACATCTGAAGGAAAAAAAGATATTATAACTGCACGTCGCCTAACAGCGCACATGCGACTCGCTAAAGCTCGCCCAAATTTTGCCTTACGGCAAATTTCACATATCCCCAAAACGTTAGGTGACATTGACTATCGTATCGTAACGCCTAATGCATGTTCCTCTTGAATATAAGATAAGCAACGCCTAACATGCCTGCAATAGCTAACCCACCAGACATGCCTATGATAGTGCCCAACAGGGTGCTTCCATACTTCGTATACCGATTCTTGTGACGGTAATTTAATGGTAATGCCTGTTTGGATGCCTCCAACTTCTCCTTCCCATGAAAGTCCTTCCTCAGACTCCTTAAAATTATCGTCAATAAAATCCAATCCGAGAGGAACTAAAAGCCATTTAAATGTCGCATAGTATTCACCCTCACTCTCACTTATCGCACCATGAATATCGCATTTTAAAACAGTCGCTTTTTTCTTTTCGTCAATTATTACCTCTGCACCAGCAGCATATTCCCCTCACTCACCATATCTCGATAAATCCTCTTTGAGACAGTGGATTACCACGTTTTCAAACCCCTCCTTATCCTACAAAATCTCAGAGAATTCGCTTTCTTCGAACCTGCTCAATAAAAGGTGGAATCCAAAAACTGAAAATGGCTGAGAGAGCAGTATGTGCAAATTCGGGTAATATGCATGATTTTATATTTTACTTTACCATTTAATATCGAGCAAATACCTTTCTTCCCGGAAAGACTGTTTTTGGTAATGAATTACTGATTTTAACTCTTGCTTAGACGCCTTTTCGCTCATTTATCTTCCTTCCACACTCATGACTATATCTCACGAACCTTTGGACATAGCGATTGAAACACCTGCTTCACCTGCTTCGCAGTCTCTTCTATCCGCCCTTCGTTATTTATCACCACATCGGCGAATCTCAACTTCTCACGCAGTGGCATTTGCAGTCCAATCAACCTTCTCGCCTCCCCCTCATCCACTCCCTCACGTTCCATCACCCTCCTTATCTGCTCCGCTTCACTCACATAGACTACTATCACAGTATCAAATTCAGCCTGCAGCCCCGTCTCTATCAACAACGGCACGTCAACGACGATGAGCGCGTCAGGCTCTATCCTCTTTATCGCCTCTATCCTCTCCCTGCACATCGCCATCACTTCCGGGTGTATTATCGCTTCTAAAACCTCGCGCTTTCTTTTATCCCCTATTATAATATCACGCAACCTCTTCCGGTCTATCTCCAGATCCCTCCCGACTATCTCATTACCAAAGTAGTTAACAACCTGCCACCACGCCTTCGAGCATGGTCTCACCGCTTCCCTGCTCAATTTGTCACAGTCAATACCGAAAGCGCCAAGTTCCATGAATAACTTGAGCACAAGGCTCTTACCACTTGCTATCCCACCTGTTATACCAGCAACAAGCGTCAAGTCATTTCACCACCTTCAACACGACGAACGAGCCCTTTCCATAGCCCTGCCTCACTTCCTCCACCTTATCCTCTTCTAACTGCGTATGGAAACGGAATATAGTCTGCATACTTTTGATTTCCTTATTGAAGCCCGCATCCTTTAAGAGCGTAATCACCTCACGCGTATTATAAAATCTCGCAACACGATAGAAAGGGCTATCTGACTTCTTATGGCTGTATATCTCTCCAAGAGGACTGTCACGGTCTATAAAAGCAATGATGAAGCAACCATAAGGCTTGAGCACGCGATAGACCTCTCTGAATGCCTTCTCTGTATCATCGAGAAAACAAATGGTGGTAACCATAAGCACAAGCTTGAAATACGAATCCCTGAACGGGAGTGCCTCTGCAATACCGCCAATTACCTCAATACCACGAGCTTTTGCCAGCAGTCTCATCCCAGGTGCGGGCTCTATACCGAGTGTGATACCTAAGGGAGCAGCAAAACGACCGCTACCCACCCCTATCTCTATGCTTCTACTGCTACTTCTATTTTTACTTTTGACTTTGCTCTCTTGCCTTTTCGTGGGTAACAGAGCTCTTATTGCACGAAGTTCGGCTTCATATATAGACCTGTGCTCATCGAACCACTCATCATATTCTTTACCATACCGCTCAAAAGGCTCTATCCTTAACCGCTTCTTCGCCATTACTCCACTGTACCCGCACCTATGAGGTGCCATCTTGCACTTATCTTTCGCGCAATTGCCACACGAGCACCTGTTTTTGCACATATAGGGCGGCTCAGTTCCACTTTCAGGATATCTTTCGTCACCTTCTTCACTTCTCCCATTGTTATTGCCGTACCAACACTGAGCATTAAGCTCTCACCTACCCTTATCGCCGTTGTCTCTACTTCCTTTGCCACGCCAACAACGCGTTCTAGCAAATGGAATCGAAGAACGAGCTCATCGCGAGTGGGAGGTAAAGTACCCTTTAAACCCACACACTGACCGGCAAGTGAGTCCTCTATCGTCATGCTCGGGTCTAATTTCGTACCCACTCCGATCAGTCCTCCGGGTGTTACCTCTTCCACCAGCTCACCGCCCGCCATTATAGACGTTATCTCTGTCTCAATTGGTACCCACCTCTCTCTACCACCTGAAGTTACCATCCGACCAGGGCGAATCTCAAGCTTATCTCCGACCCGCAACTTACCCTGAATCAGCGAACCCCCTATCACACCACCTTTTATATCCTCTATCGGCGTTCCCGGCTTGTTTACATCAAATGAGCGAGCGATATACATAAGCGGGGGCTCGTTAGAGGGGCGAGAGGGTGTTGGTATCGTTTCTTCTATGCTCTGTATCAGAACATCCAGATTTACCGATTGCTGTGCAGAGATTGGAATAATAGGTGCTCCCTCCGCAATTGTACCCTTGATAAACTCTTTTATCTGTAAATAGTGATCTATCGCTCCCTTTCGTGAGACGAGGTCAATTTTATTCTGCACGATTACCACCTTCTCTATGCCGACAATACTGAGAGCCATCAGGTGTTCCTTCGTCTGCGGCTGAGGGCAGGGCTCAGTAGCTGCTATGAGCAGAACCGCACCATCCATAATCGCTGCGCCACTCAGCATCGTTGCCATCAGGGCTTCATGGCCCGGAGAATCAACAAAGGAGATAGTTCTTAGCTCCTCCGTCTTCGAACCACAGTGTTTACAGACCTCTTCTACTGTGTAACATTCTGGCTCCTTACAGACCGGGCATCGCCTGAAGGTCGCATCCGCATAACCAAGCCTTATGGATATCCCGCGCCTTATCTCTTCACTGTGCCTGTCCGTCCATTCCCCTGAAAGCGCATTCACTAAGGTCGTCTTTCCATGGTCAACATGCCCTACCATTCCTATGTTCACAGATGGTTTCCTCGTCGTCTTACTTACCCCCTATTCATATTCATTACTTTTTTATCTTTGTACTCACTTCTCTTTTAAAATAGAGTAATAAAAAATTATTAGTTCTGCTTTGTTTGTGAGGGGAGATGGAATTCGAGTTAGGAACACGGGAGCGAGAAATTCAGAGCTTCACCTGTGAGTTCGCTGCCACAGAGGTGTTGCCACGTGCAGCAGAGATAGACCGGAAGGGGAAATTCCCTATGGATATCGTGAAACGAATGGGAAAGCACAAACTCTTTGGCATTCCATTTCCTGTAGAGTATGGTGGTCTGGGTGATAACCTGATGTGCTATGTATTGATGGTGGAAGAGCTTTCAAAGGTGAGTGCAAGTATCGGATTCCTCAGTTCCGCTGCCCTTATCTCCCTGTTTCCCATCTATTTCGCCGGTTCTGAAGAGCAGAGGCATCGGTACATGAAGCCTTTATGTGGTGGTGAGAAATTGGGCGCTTTTGCACTCACTGAGCCTGCTGCAGGCTCTGACCCACTCTCCATGGAGACAACTGCGGTGCGGGAAGGCGATGAATACATATTAAGTGGCAGGAAGACATTTATCACAAACGCAGCAGTCGCCGATATCTATGTGGTCTTTGCATACACGGATAAGAGCAAGAGGAGGAGAGGAATAAGTGCATTTATCGTGGAGAAGGGCACAGAAGGTTTCTCATTCTCCAAACTCGTGGAGATGACGGGTATGAGAGGCTGCGTGGTTGGTGGGCTTGAATTCCATGATTGCCGCGTTCCCACTGCTAATATGCTCGGCAATGAAGGTGACGGGTTCAGAATTGCAATGGCTACCCTGGACAGGGATAGAATAGCCATGGGCAGTATCGGCGTCGGTATTGCCCGAGCTTGTATTGAAGCTTCTAAACGGTATGCGAGGGAACGCAAGCAGTTTGAGCAGCCAATAGCAAATTTCCAGGCTGTTCAATTCATGATTGCTGATATGGCAATGAGAGCAGAGGCGGCGAGGTTGCTTACCTATAAAGCGGCTTATCTCGCTGATAAAGGCGAGCGCATAACAACAAAAGAAGCATCAATGGCTAAGCTCTTTGCATCTGAAACTGCTTTCCAGGCAGCAACAAACGCCGTACAGATACATGGTGGACTCGGCTGCACGAGGGGGAGTTTAGTGGAGAGGTTATTTCGGGATGCAAGAATACTCAGTATCGCTGTTGGAACCTCGGAGATACAGAGAATAGTAATAGCACGTGAGGAGTTACGGTAAGGGTAGGTAATAAGTTAAGAAATATAGAATACGGAATACGGAATATGGAACGCGTGAAATTGGAAGTACCGGAGCATAAAAGCACTATATCGGTGGAAGAGGCGATAGCGGGGCGTAAGTCACGAAGGGCGTTCAAACATGGTGTGATAAAGAATAGAGAACTCGCGCTTCTCGTATGGGCTGCGTTAAAAGCGCCTTCCGCTGGTGCTACATATCCACTGGAGCTCTACCTTGTGATAGGAGTAGGAGCTGTGGAGCATATAGAGCCGGGAGTATATCACGTAGAGAATGGCTATCTGGAGCCGCATAAGAGCGATGACCTGCGAGTAGAGTTAGCAACCGCTTGCTTGCGGCAGATGTTCATCGCAGATGCTTCGTTCTCTATCGTCATCACTGCGGAATACGAACGTACGACCCGCAGGTATGGCGAGCGGGGGATAAGATATGTGCATATAGAGGCAGGGCATGTATCGCAGAATATATATCTGGAATGTGAGGCTCTGGGTCTGGCTACCGTGGCAATAGGCGCATTTGATGATGACGAAGTTGCAAAGGTTCTGAATCTCCCTGCGGTACATAAACCCTTATACGTGATGCCGATCGGGGTGAAGAAGTAGTCAAGGTATGTGAGTGGTGAGTACCGGGGAGAGGTAAAAAAGAAAATGGTAAAACGAATTTTTAGATGCCACCTTTTATTGGCAATGTTAGTAGAAAAGTGCAGGGGCACACAGAACTCACGATTTTTACCACTGACGACTGGGACGCATACAAGAACGCACTGGTCGAGGTTTACGGCGTTGAAGAACAGCCAGAATACAAAGGACGGGGAAGACTACCCAATCCAAAGAAAGTGCCACCGCCAGACCTGAAATCAACAGCTCACTGCTAAACCGAGGGGAAGACATACAGATTTAGCTGCGATTCCTGATTCCTTTTAGTTCCGTATCAGGTCAGGGTTTTTTCATGGATGTATAGCTACCCTTCTTTTATAACTCCTCATACAGGCTATCCCCTCTTGCATCTATGCCCACCACCAGAGGACCAAACTCATCCACGTGCATATGCCAGACCGCTTCAGCCATCCCAAGGTCTGTCCAGTATACAGATATAATGTTCTTTATACGGGTAGCGGCTAAGACTGCCGCGCCACCGGTCATTGCGAGATATACGCATCCATGTGCGCACATAGCGTCCCGTGTGGCGGTTCCCATACCCCCTTTTCCTATGATAGCACGTATTTGAAGCGCCTCTATCAGTTCTGGCGTAGCAGTCTCCATTCTTGCACTGGTTGTGGGTCCCGCGGCTATGACCTCGTGATTGCGCACTAACGGACCGCAGTGATATATCACCGCACCTCGCTCTATTGGTATTGGTATAGCCTTGCCCGCTCGCCGGTAGTCCAGTATCCGCTGGTGTGCTCTATCTCTCATCGTGTATAATTCGCCACTGAGATATACAATATCTCGCAGCTCCAATTCCTTTATCGCTGTCTCATCCAGAGGTGTGTGTAGCTTCCTCTTCATTTATTCGGTATCCATTAGAAGTGATTCTATGATAGTGAATAATGATGTGATAAAATAGAATGGATATGAATACATTCTACTTCATTTTATTTTAATTTCTTATAAGACATAATGGGGAAGGAGATGTGGAGATGCTTGAGCGATACTTGAGTAAAGTGGTGGACGGGGAGGACCTGAGTGCAGAAGAGGCGGAAATAGCGATGCGGGCTATAATGGAGGGTAAGCCAGATAGAATTCAGACCGCGGCATTCCTTACCGCAATGAGGATGAAGGGCGAGACCGAAGTGGAGATAGCGGCATTCGCCACTGTTATGCGGAGTATGGCACTGCATATAAATCCGAGAGTGGAGAAGAAGGTTGATGTATGTGGTACTGGTGGTGATACAGTAAAGACTTTTAATATATCAACTACCGCGGCATTCCTTACTGCTTGCATGGTACCGGTAGCGAAGCATGGTAACAGGTCAGTGACGTCAAAATGTGGTAGTGCGGATGTTTTAGAGGAATTGGGAGTGAATCTGGCGTTACCACCGCGAAAGATAGAGGAATGTATAGAGAAGATAGGCATTGGATTCATGTTCGCGCCCGTGCACCATCAGGCGATGAAGAATGTGGTGGAAGTGAGGCAGAAGCTTGGGTTGAGAACGGTATTCAATATTCTGGGTCCGTTAACAAATCCCGCAAAAGCCACGCATCAGCTTATAGGGGTTTATGATGCAGCTATGACGGAGAAGATAGCGAAGGTACTTCGCATCCTCGGGCTAAGGAAGGCACTTGTCGTACATGGCGAGCCAGGCGTGGATGAGGTCTCCATCTCCGGAAAGACAAAGGTATCACAATTAGAAGATGGTGAGATAGATACGTACTTCATAAGACCCGATGATTTCGGGTTGCGAGTTGCATCACCGAAAGAGATTGCCGGCGGTACTCGTGAGGTGAGTGCGAAGATACTGCGAGATGTCTTGGGCGGTAGAGAAGAGGGTGCGAAGCGTGACGTCGTTCTATTAAATGCAGCATCAGCGATATTCGCAGCAGGGGAGTCAGAGACTTTAACCGACGCCTTTGAGATAGCCAGAGAGATACTGGAATCAGGCAAAGCGGAAGCGAAACTCAATGAGTTCCTTGATTTCACAACACAGGCACAGGGGGATGATATAAGTGGATGATATAGATAGGAAGATATTGAGAGAGCTTCAACACGATTCCCGCATGTCCTTCACGAGGATAGCGCAGAAGATAGGGGTGAGCACTGCAACGGTGAGTGAACGAGTGAAGAGGTTAATGAAGAGCGGCATTATATGCGGCTACACAACGATTCTTAACACCTCGGAGATGGGTATGGTCACATTAATAGCGAAGATAAAGACCAGGCAGGGGTATGGTGTAGAAGATGTAGGGAATGAGATAGCGGCAATGGCAGAGAGTTGCTGTGTTCATCACGTTACGGGCGAATTTGACCTGGTTGTAATCGCGAAATGCACAGGTTATGATAAATGTGGAGATATTATAGAGGAGATAAAGAAGATCGAGGGAGTAGAGAGCGTGGATGCGGAACTGGTGTTGAAGACACTTAAAGAAGAACTCAAAGTCAAGATGTAGAGCAAGAAAGTAGAAGATTGCTCTCCTAACAGTAACAGCAACAGAACTTTTGCTGACGTGGATGATGAAAGTAGTATTAGGAGGTACCTTTGATCCATTGCATGATGGACATAAGCGATTACTGAGGAAGGCGTATGAGTTGAGTGGTGATGGAAAGGGGGAGATAGTGATAGGTATAACCTCAGACCGGATGGCAGAAGCGACTAAGACACGGCTGGTTCTTCCATATAAGGTAAGAGCTGCGAATATAGCTCAGTACATGTACCTGGAATATCAGGTGAGAATACGAACAGTGGAATTAGATAACAGATACGGCATGACTCTGGATGAGGATATTGATTATATAGTGATATCCCCAGAGACATATGATGTGGCACTGGAGATAAACGAACTGAGGAAAGAGCGAGGTAAGGAGCCGATAAAGATAGTAAAGGTGGAGCATGCAAAGGCAGCAGATGGAAAGCCAATCGCATCGAGGAGGATAAAAGCGGGCGAGATAGATAAACATGGGCACCTGTTGTGAGTACGAAAGAAGAAATGCTTGATAAACTCTTCAATCCCAGGACTGTTGCGGTGGTTGGCGCAACGCCAAAAGAAGGGAAGGTGGGGAATACCATCCTCAAGAATTTACTCGCATCCGGGACCGGGCTGTTGAGCATATACGCAGTGAATCCCAGGTACGACAGAATC carries:
- a CDS encoding HEPN domain-containing protein, yielding MREIKSLVEKAKKYLKSAEILLKEGDYESSVSRTYYAMYVLLCTSDVAHEKSIIFLS
- a CDS encoding dephospho-CoA kinase, coding for MTLVAGITGGIASGKSLVLKLFMELGAFGIDCDKLSREAVRPCSKAWWQVVNYFGNEIVGRDLEIDRKRLRDIIIGDKRKREVLEAIIHPEVMAMCRERIEAIKRIEPDALIVVDVPLLIETGLQAEFDTVIVVYVSEAEQIRRVMEREGVDEGEARRLIGLQMPLREKLRFADVVINNEGRIEETAKQVKQVFQSLCPKVREI
- a CDS encoding class I SAM-dependent methyltransferase, with the translated sequence MAPHRCGYSGVMAKKRLRIEPFERYGKEYDEWFDEHRSIYEAELRAIRALLPTKRQESKVKSKNRSSSRSIEIGVGSGRFAAPLGITLGIEPAPGMRLLAKARGIEVIGGIAEALPFRDSYFKLVLMVTTICFLDDTEKAFREVYRVLKPYGCFIIAFIDRDSPLGEIYSHKKSDSPFYRVARFYNTREVITLLKDAGFNKEIKSMQTIFRFHTQLEEDKVEEVRQGYGKGSFVVLKVVK
- a CDS encoding translation initiation factor IF-2 subunit gamma — encoded protein: MNIGMVGHVDHGKTTLVNALSGEWTDRHSEEIRRGISIRLGYADATFRRCPVCKEPECYTVEEVCKHCGSKTEELRTISFVDSPGHEALMATMLSGAAIMDGAVLLIAATEPCPQPQTKEHLMALSIVGIEKVVIVQNKIDLVSRKGAIDHYLQIKEFIKGTIAEGAPIIPISAQQSVNLDVLIQSIEETIPTPSRPSNEPPLMYIARSFDVNKPGTPIEDIKGGVIGGSLIQGKLRVGDKLEIRPGRMVTSGGRERWVPIETEITSIMAGGELVEEVTPGGLIGVGTKLDPSMTIEDSLAGQCVGLKGTLPPTRDELVLRFHLLERVVGVAKEVETTAIRVGESLMLSVGTAITMGEVKKVTKDILKVELSRPICAKTGARVAIARKISARWHLIGAGTVE
- a CDS encoding acyl-CoA dehydrogenase family protein encodes the protein MEFELGTREREIQSFTCEFAATEVLPRAAEIDRKGKFPMDIVKRMGKHKLFGIPFPVEYGGLGDNLMCYVLMVEELSKVSASIGFLSSAALISLFPIYFAGSEEQRHRYMKPLCGGEKLGAFALTEPAAGSDPLSMETTAVREGDEYILSGRKTFITNAAVADIYVVFAYTDKSKRRRGISAFIVEKGTEGFSFSKLVEMTGMRGCVVGGLEFHDCRVPTANMLGNEGDGFRIAMATLDRDRIAMGSIGVGIARACIEASKRYARERKQFEQPIANFQAVQFMIADMAMRAEAARLLTYKAAYLADKGERITTKEASMAKLFASETAFQAATNAVQIHGGLGCTRGSLVERLFRDARILSIAVGTSEIQRIVIAREELR
- a CDS encoding SagB/ThcOx family dehydrogenase encodes the protein MERVKLEVPEHKSTISVEEAIAGRKSRRAFKHGVIKNRELALLVWAALKAPSAGATYPLELYLVIGVGAVEHIEPGVYHVENGYLEPHKSDDLRVELATACLRQMFIADASFSIVITAEYERTTRRYGERGIRYVHIEAGHVSQNIYLECEALGLATVAIGAFDDDEVAKVLNLPAVHKPLYVMPIGVKK
- a CDS encoding fumarate hydratase C-terminal domain-containing protein, with translation MKRKLHTPLDETAIKELELRDIVYLSGELYTMRDRAHQRILDYRRAGKAIPIPIERGAVIYHCGPLVRNHEVIAAGPTTSARMETATPELIEALQIRAIIGKGGMGTATRDAMCAHGCVYLAMTGGAAVLAATRIKNIISVYWTDLGMAEAVWHMHVDEFGPLVVGIDARGDSLYEEL
- the trpD gene encoding anthranilate phosphoribosyltransferase; the protein is MLERYLSKVVDGEDLSAEEAEIAMRAIMEGKPDRIQTAAFLTAMRMKGETEVEIAAFATVMRSMALHINPRVEKKVDVCGTGGDTVKTFNISTTAAFLTACMVPVAKHGNRSVTSKCGSADVLEELGVNLALPPRKIEECIEKIGIGFMFAPVHHQAMKNVVEVRQKLGLRTVFNILGPLTNPAKATHQLIGVYDAAMTEKIAKVLRILGLRKALVVHGEPGVDEVSISGKTKVSQLEDGEIDTYFIRPDDFGLRVASPKEIAGGTREVSAKILRDVLGGREEGAKRDVVLLNAASAIFAAGESETLTDAFEIAREILESGKAEAKLNEFLDFTTQAQGDDISG
- a CDS encoding Lrp/AsnC family transcriptional regulator; the protein is MDDIDRKILRELQHDSRMSFTRIAQKIGVSTATVSERVKRLMKSGIICGYTTILNTSEMGMVTLIAKIKTRQGYGVEDVGNEIAAMAESCCVHHVTGEFDLVVIAKCTGYDKCGDIIEEIKKIEGVESVDAELVLKTLKEELKVKM
- a CDS encoding phosphopantetheine adenylyltransferase, with the translated sequence MMKVVLGGTFDPLHDGHKRLLRKAYELSGDGKGEIVIGITSDRMAEATKTRLVLPYKVRAANIAQYMYLEYQVRIRTVELDNRYGMTLDEDIDYIVISPETYDVALEINELRKERGKEPIKIVKVEHAKAADGKPIASRRIKAGEIDKHGHLL